Below is a genomic region from Parus major isolate Abel chromosome 22, Parus_major1.1, whole genome shotgun sequence.
CGCCCACCTGGGGCCCGTAATAGACGCCCGGGGAGCTCAGTCCGTTAAATCCGCCCGCGTGGGGGTAGCCAGGGAGGAGACTGCTGTTCGGTGTCGCCGCGGGCCGGCCGAGGATGTCGGAGATGCCGTGGGgggtgccagcagccagctgggcacCCAGCCCGGGGGGTCCCAGCTTGTAGAAGGAGCTCTGCACTGAGTACTGGCAAACAGGCGCCTTGGCCTCGGGAAAGGGGCCCAGCGAGGAGCCGTTGAGCAGAAAGGTGCCTGGCAGGTTGGCATCCATGGCTCTAGCACCGAGGCGGCCCTCAGAGCCCGGAACCCCGGAGGTGCGATGGCTGGCCCATTACCAATGGCCCGGGGGCTACAGAGCCCCAGAGCCCGCCCTGGCCCGTGGGCGcctggctggcactgggatCCCGGCgcgggccggggccgcgggcAGTCCGGGAAGCGCCCGGTGACCTCGCAGCGCCTCCGGCCCGGACCCTCAACTTGAGCTTGGGCAGCGCCAACATTTCTCTGATAAAGACGAGGGCTATTAGAATAACGCGCATCCATTGGCCGGCGGGCCGCGGGCGGCGCTCCTATTGGCCGGGCCTCGGCGGCCGCGGCAGCCATTGGCTGCGCCTCAGGGCAGCGGGCGATTGGTCCGGCCCAGACAAATTGCGCTTTGAACaccggcggcggcgggagcgggagGAACGGGACTGagctcggctcggctcggctcggctcggctcggctcggctcggctcggctcggctcggctcggctcggctcggcacGGTTCGGCTGGGGGATAGGATGGGATGTGATGTGATGGGAAGGGACAGGACGGGAGGAGACGGGAAAGGCTGTGATGGAAGGgatgggttggaagggatggGATTGGAAGGGATGGGAGGGATGGAAGGGAtggaagggatgggaagggatgggattggaagggatgggatgggaagggatgggagggatggaagggatgggagggatggaagggatgggaagggatgggataCAGGGCCGAAGCCGGGGCGGCCGGACGCTGGACAGCGCCGGTGCCCCCGGGACAGCTCCCGCCGTGCTGGGGTACCAGTGGCACCGGCTGCACGGACGCTTCCCCCTCGGCCAAGCCGGGAGAGGCCGCCGCACCCTCCCGTACCTCCCGGGAGAGGGTGCGCACGTTCTCCTGCTCCCTTCAACTCCCCCGGGAATGGCAGAACACAGAAAGCCGCCACTCCCACGGCCGCCCCCGCCCTCCCGGCAAGAGGGGACCCGGCCCCGGGGTCTCCATCTTCCTCGTCTTTGGAAAAACTGAGACGAGACACTgtgttgatttatttattaattcataGTCTGTTAGCTGGTGTACAGGGAAATGATCTATACATCAGGGCCTAAGACAGGGAGATCCAAAAGGCTTGTTTCcataacaattaaaaaaagaaaataaaagtaatttttaaaacttctaaaaaGCTTCTAGTGTGCAGACTGCAGCATTCTCTAGGCTCAATGTTGGGTGCAGCCTCCCCCTACCAGCCCTACAAGCAATCTGAGCGCAAAGCAATGTCACTGCAGGTGCCTGGCACGGTTGCAGACAGCACATTCCCTACGGCATACACAAGGCCAAAGCACTGGACCCACACACAACTCTAGGGTGATGCTACGGAGTCAGCTGTTGCAGTGGGTCTAGGGAGGTTATTGTACGCAGCAAGGGTGACGGATGAAGAGTCTGTGCCTATATGGCTCAActttggggtggggaggggactGCTTTGCTCTCCAAGGCTAATCTGGGTCAGTCGCTTTGCTGGAGCGAGGCTTCTTGGCCGCAGGGCAGCTAGGGGCTCTCCCAGCAGATGTGTACCCACTGAAAGGGAGGGCTGCCCTGCCAAGGCCACATGGCCTGAAGCTGGAGGTGCACTTGTTCTGCACCTGGCCACGGAGAACAAACTCGGACTCAGCAAAGCAGGTTCATGGCCACTTCCAGGAGAAAGAGCAGGGCGTCCCCACATCACTGTGCTACAAAGGCCAGGTCCCCGTATCAGTTTGGTTAAAGGACAGGGTCAGGGACCTGTGACCAAGTGCCACTACCTGCACCCTGCGCTCCTGGGGTCAGGTATTACAATAGATTCAACCTCCTGCCCAGACTCTGAGcgctctgccctgtgctgctctcctgctaGAGCAGCCGgcctgaggctgccccagcccccaggGCAGCAGACCCCACATCTCTGGGATTGGTCCCGAGAGGGTCAGTATGCAGGGCTATAACCCCCCTTGCAGGGAGGCCAGGGTCCCTGCAAAGCCCTTGCCTGGGGTGCGTATTGCACGGCTGTTGGCTATTGCTAGCTCCTGGCTCATCTCCTGAGCAGATATTGTGCTGAGTAGAGCTAGGCACAACCCCATGTGTGGCACAAGCACCCCCTGCTCTCTCACTGCACATCCTCCCTGGGCTCCAAGAACCTCAGCACAGGCCTACAGCTTCAATGCAGATGGATCCAACACAAACTGGGGCTAGACCATGGGACTGCACCTCTAGCCCCCCCTCTTCAGGCCAGGAAGGGGCCAGGCTCGGGCAGAGtggcacaggacagggatgggctgctgccctcccactcccagccttcctgctccattcaccagagctgctcacatATCCCAAAGGCTTTGCCCATCCTGCAGCCTGAAGAGGTATTTGAGAGCAGAGCTGTTAGTGCTTTGTACATACTGCTAGAGTGTCCCTAGGGGTTTGCATAGTATTTATTGGTTCATATACACAAGGCTGATTGCTGTACAGTTTACACTTTCAACATAAGCAAGGAGCTCAGTgctcagcccagagctctgccctggtgGGAGACTTTGCACgtgctggggagaggaagggcaGCCCTGCACCAGtccctctgcccagggcagctgtgctccctgcagcctccccttGCACCCTCTGGCCACTGCTGCCCTCCCCAAAGCCCAACACTCACAGAGAGGGATGAGAAGCAAGtccagcagaggcagcacaggcatTTGCAGGGGGGCAAGCACCTCTTCTTCTGTGGTGAGCAGCACCATGCTGTCCCAGCTTTCCTCTTACAGCTGGAGCACAGACTTGGGGATGCATCTACACACGCAATCACACAGATGTGCAATCTCCATCTCATTTCCTTCTACTCCAGCTCTTGCCTCCCAAAGGAGCTGAGAGCATACCCCTGGTGTGTGGTGCTGTCTCtgggctcctggcagcagcGGGGCAGGGATAGAGGCCCCTCGTCAGTTTTAAGTACTGTAGCTCATGCGTCTTGCAGTCAGTCAGTCATGCGGATAGGACGGTAAGTATGTCTCATACAGAAATCATGCCATTAGCTTATAGAAACATGtacagccagccctgctcccctccactctctgctctcctctcctttcttctcttctcttctcagGTATGTGTCAGAACGTGTGTGAAGTTCAGTGGTTTGGTGTTGAGGTGTGATCctagagagacagagagagagacagaggaGTTACCAGGCATTCTTGGTGGTACATCCAGGATAAATGTTGGGGGCAGCCAGGTACATGGCTGGCTAGTCCCTTCTGTACACTGTGCTTGCCCCACATGCACCCATGCTGCCAAGCAACCATAATACAAGTTTTGAGGGGTGTCAGAGAGACTGTGACAGAGCACCACTAAGTGGCAGGCCTGGAACTAGGAGCAATGACATTGATGGTACAGATGGTGTTGCCCcatctgcagagagcagcaagcAGTGGCTGAGCTGCATCAAATGCAACGTGGcactgggaaggagctgggagtgctgctCTAGGTTCTGGAATGGAGGAGGCCAGCCTTGAGCCCCCCCTGCCACCTCAGCTAGGGTGACTGACTGCACCCCACTCTCCCAGCAGTGACGAAAATCTTCCCCAGTGCACAGCCTGGGCCACTTTTACACAATGGAAAACTGCAAAGGCAAAGCAACAGGAGCAGTGCcccagagagaagcagagccAAGGACTGTCTGGGGAGTGGGGCAGGCAGAGAGAGACAGTCTCCATGAACATGCCCACAGGCATAAGCCTCTTGACTTTCATACACCCACAGAGAGCTCACtgacagagaggagagagaagggaaagggaggacAGAGCAAGTCATGCACGTACAGCAGAGATCAGAGGACCAACAGCCCTTGCCTGGCAGCCTCCTACCAGTAGGAGGTAGTGCTGGACAGCTGGGGAGCACATATGCAACACCTTCCCCCAGTGCTGCACTGTCAGCCCAGCAATGAGTGTGCAGAGAAAAATTATGCAGCTAGGCTCAAGCGTGCTGTGCCAAGCACCTTGCCTTCAACCTGGTCTAGTCCCATTCCCACTCTAGGGAAGGCAGGGAGATCAGGAAATGCACAAGACTTAAGGGGTCATTCTGAGCTCAGTGGGGATCAATGTAAGAAATGTCCTAGGTCAAAGGCAGGTGCCATGTCGTCAGCCCCTACAAGTGTCATATTCCTGCACCCACCACTCCTGCATCCCTACCGCCCTGAcattccccagcagcaccctgccAAGGTCTGCCCCCATTCTGGCTTCAGCACCCTCAATGCTTTCCTCTACGTGGCTGGCAGAGGCAGTAGCTGCATCTCCCAGAACAGTGAGCAGAGGCAGTAGGCCATGGCCCCACACAACCAGGACGTGCTTCATCtgacccacagctctgccagtgcccagctgtgccccttGGGAAGGGGGATACCAAGGCACCAGCTCCAAGGGCTGGTCTCATCTGCCACAAGGCTGCACAGTTACTGCTCATGTATGAAGGGGGTACTTCTGCTCAGACCCTATTACAAACACAATTGAGTCCCTGGACTGGCTTTGTACAAAGACCACCCCTCTGCCTGTAGCCCAGCATAACCAGGAGTAACAACTCGGTGACCCTGTCACTGGGGACGGTCACCCCGAGCACCCAGGGCgctgtcactgcagcagcagcccttggcACTGGCTGGAGCATCACTGCAGACCAGGGCAccctgtgcccacagcaccCAGGAGCAGGTTATCATTAGAGACACACTGCTGCCTACCCCCAGTcttttgctgcagcacagcaaacccTCTCTGCAAGCcaagagctgggagcagccccgcCACACGTTCCCCAGGAGAATATGCATGAccagcagctcagtgcaggCAGCAATATGGAGAACCAGGACAGAAGGAAGAGCAAGGATAGGGTTACCTCAAAAGAGGCCATTTGAGGGGTCACTGCTTCCCCCTTTTCAGGCTGGCTCGTTTCACTATCTGAGCCCCCATCCTGCCCCCAGAGACCTCTGGTTTCGGGACACGCACTCGCACCTCCTCCTGAGGAAGCCGCAGGGGCAGGAAGCAGGACATCACCCAGGTgaacagacagacacagagaagaggacaggagagggaaaggtAGAGTCAGTTGGCAGGCAGAAAACACCAAGCAAGAAGACTGGTGCAGTGGGCAGTATTTGCCCCTGGAAGTCTTAGAGGGGAAACAGGAGAGGAGTACAGGGCAGAAGAAAGGACAGAGTGCGACATTGTCGCAGAGCCTGAGAGTCCTGCAGAACTCCTGAGAGTCCTGGGTGATGCCCCAGGCAGGCTGCCTGCAACGCACAGTTAAGAGCCACACTGTACCTTGGCACCCAGACCATCCTGATGCAAGATGGAGTATTTCATGAAGTGATCGTCCTCAGCCTCCAGGTCTTGGGGCTCCTGTAGGGAGCCCTCCAGAATCAGCTCCTCCTGTTCCTGCCTGTCATCCATGACACCAGGGCCCAGATGACGCACCACCTTCCGGATAATCTGTGGAGACCCACACAGCTGGGCGTCACAGCTAGCCCCAGGGCACCGTGACTCCCTCCTCACCCAGTCTGGTCCTAAACTGCACGTGGTGtgcaggctctgtgtgtgccatGAGCTGGAGAAGTGCCGTGACTGTAACCGAAGAGCACGAATGCCCTACATGGGCCTCATGCTAACGGGgtggaggggagaagggaaaggctgCGGCATGCCCTTGCCCATATCTTGCCGCTGATCACTCACCTTCTTGGTGATGATATTGCCTTGATCATCTGTGAACTGCTCCTCAGTCACCTGCTCTCCAGGGAGATGAAAGGCTTCATTCCCCTGCAGGAACGGAAGGGAGATCAGGGCATGCGAGGGAAACGAGGGAAGTTGTTTTGCAGGTAGAAAAATGCACCTGGGCATGCACCCCACAGCCTCTGTCTCCCACCCTGCCCTGACCCTTCACTGCTTTCCTCTGCACCGGCTCTAGGGCTGCTCTCTCAGCTGCCCCGCTCGTTACCTTCAGGAGGACGCGCCGGCGGACGACTCTGGCGGAGAGAGCCTCCTCGTCATCCGCCAGCCCCGGGCTCTCCCCGAGCTCCTTGTCCAGCTCACGATGGGCGTGTTTGAGCAGGAAGCGGACAGAGCCCCTGACGATGTGCATGACGTTCTGGCAGCTGACCAGGAAGAAGGCCAGAAGCACCAGAGCGATCAGCAGCTGGGCCAGGAAAGCCCACATCGTGCCTCCGCCCGCACAGCCGCGCGTGTGCCGCGGCTCCGAGCCCGCCGTCAGAACTCAGCCATGCTGAGGGCCGGGTGGTGGCCTGCGGCTGTGAGCCTGCCCACGCAGTGCCCCGGCTCTGCGGGAGCTGCTGTAAGCTCGGCTGCcgcagctctgctggctgtgggCGGCGAGAAGGGAGCGGGCAGCTGGGCGTCCTTCGCTGTCACAGCTTCGCTCGAGGTCATGTGCCCAGGACTGCCCCGGCCCGGCTGGAAGCAGGACAGCTCTGGCCCTCTGCTCTGTCAGCTTGCCCAACAGCCTGTCCTCCTGACTACGGTGGGAGGGCAGTGTGCAGTCTTCCCTTACAGGACAAACGAAGCCCTGGGCAAAAGCCAGGGCTTTGGGGTGTCATTGGAATGACATGTGACTCGGGTAACACACACGGTGGAGCTAACAGGCACCTCCAAGCACGGCCGTGCTGCCGGGATGGCTGTGCGTGCCCTGGCTGGGGGAAGGTGCTTGCCCTCACCTTGtacctgctgcctctgtgtgACCGTGGCATCAAGCCCaccacccagcctggcccctAGACCAACTCTATTTCTGGCTCCAGCAGGCTGTTgggctggcagccagggcagaTACTCAATAAGGAACAAGTCTGGGAGGGTGACTGGGTTATAAATGGAGAGCAAGAGCTCAGGTATCAAGCACTGCAGGCTATTCCGGGCTGAGAGGCACCCCAAGGGGCAGGAAGTACAGAAGAGTTGAGGAGCTAGCACCTGGTCTGCCTGGCTGGCCTTGCAGCAGGCTCCAGAAGAGGCCACCACTTCCTGCAGGGCTGAGtcccctgctcccaccctcACCTGCCCAAAGAAGCGGCTGTCGGCCTCCTCCTGCCAGCCGCCTGTGGGGTGCTGAGGCTGCCGGTCGCTGTCCTCTGTAGAGCTGATCCGCATCAGCTCCATGGCTGGCATCAGGACCTGCTCttgctcctggccctgtgcccCGGAGGCTGTGGTGTGCGTTGGGAGCAGCTTTTGGGTGActccctcctgccaggagcccGCTGTCAGGTCCTGTAGGCAGGAGATAAAGGAGCCTTCTGCATTCCAGTCCCTCAGCCTGGGCACCAGAGAGGGACAGGGATagggagagagagacagaaagagagaggCAGTCAGCTTTGCATGGAGTGCTGCACCCTGAGCACCAGCCGAGCTCCGGCAGGCACACCGGCGCAGCCTGCACCCCAGAGGCACTGGCTCCACTCCCCAGCTCACGGCACTGCTGGGCAtctggcagaagcagcacaaaataCACAGATGCACAAAAAGGCACAGGCCACCTCTATGCTATgctccctgcccatcccacagCCTCATGGTTTGGCTGCCAGAGGCTTAGGCAAGAGTGTGCTGTGCTCTCATGGTCTAGTGTGGTCTAGCTCTAATGTGATCTAATGCTGTGGAGCATTTCTGGGTGCTGCCAGGGACCTCATGGGTTCTTGCCACTGGGAATGGGGGAGCAGGCAGCCCAGGTTAGGATTAGCTCTGGTAAGTACAACCTACATGCAGGGCCTGGCTGACTAGGGTCCTTCCCAGGTGCTCTGCAAGGAGCCCTCCAGAGCATTGCCAGAAAAGTATGAGACACTCGGCCCAACCATTGTTCTATGTGCTGCAGATGCCTGGGCTCCAGAGTGGGAGGCCAGCAGGGAAGCAAGCAAAGCAGGGAGATTATTGCAGCTGGCGAGCACAGGGCAGAAGCTGGCAAAGCAGTTGTGCTCCCCTACCATGGTCACCCTGGTGCCCCAGGCTGTAGTACCTGTCTGCACTCTTCTCCACAGCATGGCTAAAGGTAGGTGATGTCATGATCCTGGCTTGCACCTTCTGCTGAACTGAAACAAAAGAGACTTCACTCTCCGGGTCCTGCTCCCCAGTCCCTGGTTGATGATCACCAGATGGCATCTTCCCCTCTGGCCTctgcccctcctcctgctctaGAAGGTCAATCAGGCCATTCATGGCATCTGAGTCCACTGTGTCATCCTCAACCAGGTCCATAGAGCCCATGTGGTCTGGGCCATGAGCATC
It encodes:
- the ANK1 gene encoding ankyrin-1 isoform X7 — encoded protein: MWAFLAQLLIALVLLAFFLVSCQNVMHIVRGSVRFLLKHAHRELDKELGESPGLADDEEALSARVVRRRVLLKGNEAFHLPGEQVTEEQFTDDQGNIITKKIIRKVVRHLGPGVMDDRQEQEELILEGSLQEPQDLEAEDDHFMKYSILHQDGLGAKDHTSTPNH
- the ANK1 gene encoding ankyrin-1 isoform X6; the encoded protein is MWAFLAQLLIALVLLAFFLVSCQNVMHIVRGSVRFLLKHAHRELDKELGESPGLADDEEALSARVVRRRVLLKGNEAFHLPGEQVTEEQFTDDQGNIITKKIIRKVVRHLGPGVMDDRQEQEELILEGSLQEPQDLEAEDDHFMKYSILHQDGLGAKEEVRVRVPKPEVSGGRMGAQIVKRASLKRGKQ